Within the Candidatus Tanganyikabacteria bacterium genome, the region GAAGCGGCGAAGGCGCGGGCGAAGTCGGCGACCTGCTTGTCGAGCTTCGCCGCCGCCCCGTGAGCCGGCGGCCGGTGGCTCTCCTCGGCTCCGCCCGGATCGCCCAGGTACAGCTTCACGAAGCGCTCCCGATCCTCGGCCGGCAGCTTGGCGTTGATTCCCTCGATCGCGTCCCGGGCGGCGGCCAGCGCGCGCTCGGTCTGGATGGAATCATCCACGAGCGCAAGCTGGCGGGCCGCATGAATGGCGAGCAACGGCATGCCGAGTTCGTGCGCGGCGTCGTAGGCCTTGCGCCACGACCGCGCGAGCGCCTCGTGGCCCTCCTCGCCCTTCTTGGCGGCCGTCTCGACCTTCGCCTGCAGCAAGGCGATCTCGACCTGGATCTGACTCGAGCCGGCCGCCTTCGCGAGGCTCTGGGCCTCGGTCAGGAACGCCTGGCCCTGCTCGTCCTGCCGCCGCTCGAAGGCGTGCCGCGCCGCCATCAGCTCCAGCCGCGCCGCGACCGCCCGGTCGGCGACCTGCGGCAGCAGCTCGCGCGCCTTGTTGAGGTGCTCGGTCGCCCGGTAGCTGTCGTCGTCGATCAGCGCCGCCTCGGCCCAGGCGACCTCGAACGCGCACGCGCGGTCGCGATCTTCTCTGGCATGGGCCAGCTCCAGGCCTGCCTTGGCGTGATCGCTCGCGGCACCGGTCCGGCCGACGGCCATCGCGACGGTGGCGGCGGCCAGGAGAGCCCGGCACTCCAGTTCCTTGTCGCCCGCCTCGCGGGCCGCGGCGAGCGCTTCCTCGGCGGCGGCATCCGCCTCGGCCAGCCGGCCCACACCCGCGAGAATGCGCGCCACGATGGCCTGCGCGCCGGCCCGGACGGCCCTGTCTCCGGTCTTGCGGGCCAGATCTCCCACGTCCCGGGAGAGGGCCAGGGCGGGCCCGAAGTCGCCCTGCTCGGCGCAAGCGCGTGCCAGCGTGAGGTCCAGCGAGGCGCGATCGGGTTCGGGCAAGCCCAGCGCCCGGGTGCGGGCCACGCCCCGCTCGAACGCGGCGATGGCGCGGGAGAATTGCCCCACCGCGAGGTAGGCCCCGCCCAGGATCAGTTCGCAGGCCGCCAGGCGCGGCAGATCGCCGAGTTCCTCGCGTTGCTGCCGCGCGTCCTCCAGGCGCGCCACGGCGTCCTGCGCCCCGCCGGGAGTCTTGATGCCGAGTTCCCCCAGGATCTGCGCCGCGTCGGCCCGCGCCGTCGCGACCCCGGCAGCGACGGCGGCCTCTAGGGCCTTTTCCGCGGCATCGCGAGCCCCGTCGGTATCGCCCTCGGCCAGCCGTAACTCGGCGACCAGGGCCAGCGCGACCGCCTGGTCGGCAGCTTCGCCGTCCGTGACGGCTGCCTCGGCGGCCCGCAATGCCATCTTGATCGCGTCGCTCCGCCGCCCGGCCAGGATGCGGCAATCGGCCATCTCCAGCAGCAGGGCGCTGCGCGTCGGCTGGGCCCGATTCCCCCAGAGATCGGGCCGGTTGGCCATCTGCGGCAGCACTCCCAGCGCCTTCTCGAAGGCCGCGAACGCCCGCTCGAAACGGCCGCTGGAACGCGATTGCTCGGCCCGCAGCACCAGCACCGCCGCATTCTCGCCCGAGCCGGGCGCGGCGCGGCGTTCGGCCACCGCGAGCATGCGGTCGGCCGTGTCGACGCAACCGCGCGCCAGCGCGTAGCCGGCGGCGCGCACCGCCGCCGTGGCGGCCCGGTCGCTGCCCGCGCCCTCCAGATGAATCGCCAGCGGGATGGCGGTCTCGTCGCCGAGATCCAGGCGTTCCAGGCCGGCGGCGATGCGCGTCTGGAGTTCGGCCCGCCGGTCGGGGGGGATGTCCTCCAGCACGGCCGCCTCGGCCAGGCTGTCGGACAACTTCCCGCCGCCGGGGGTGATGGTCACGAGGCCCTCGGCGAGCAACGCGTCGGCCGCCTTGGCGATGGCGCCGTCGCCCATGCCGATCCACTGGCCGAGGCGGGCCAGTCGCTGGGGACCGCCCAGCAGCGCCAGGGCCTCGCCCACCTGCCACGAGGGATAGGGCAGGCGCGCCATCCGCGCCCGGCCCACGGCCAGGTCGTCGCCGGGCAACTCGGAGAGGGTCGCGGCTCCCGGCACCAGGTAGCGGCCGCCCGCGAAGGCGATGCGGCCGTCGGCAACGGCAAGCTGCAACAGGCGGCGCACCAGCAACGGCCTTCCGCCGGCCCGTTCGCGCAGCAGGGCCGCCGTATCGGGCGGGATCACGGCGCCGCCCAGTGCGCCGGAGGCGATGGCCGCGACCGCGTCGATCCCGAGGGGCCCCAGGTCGTGGCCCTGGGCTCCTTCCGGCAGGGCGCCGGTCACGGCGAGGATCGCCACGACCGGGATGCCGGCCCGCCGGCGCAAGGCCGCCAGCATCCGGGTGGAGGCTTCGTCGGCCCTCTCGGCCTCGTCGATAAGCACGACCGCGGGCCGGGAACCAGCACCGCCCTGACCGGCCGCCTGCGAGAGGAGCTCGGCCCAGGCCGCCTGCGTGCGTTCCCGCGCCACGCGCTGATCGAGATCGCCCAGGTCGCCGGCGAGCGCCCGGCGCCGCGCCTCGTCGTCGGGCAACCGCAGGCCCAGGCGCTCCGCGACGGCGCCCAGCGTCGCGTAGGGGTTCGGCCCGAAGTCCCCGGCCGCCACCAGGGCAACAGGCTGGCCGGCCGCGGCCGCCAGGCCCTTCAATTCGCCCAGCAGGCGGCTCTTGCCCGTCCCGCGAGCGCCCGCGAGGTACACCAGTTCGAGCCCGCGTCCGGGCGCCGGCGCGGCCGCCAGGAGCGCCGAGAGCCGCTCCAGCATGTCGCCCCGCCCGACCAGGGGGCCCTCGAGGAGCAGCGGCGGCCCGGCGTCTTCACAGGCCTCGCCCATGGCGACCAGGCAGGCGGCCGCGGACGGCGGCCGGGCCCCCCGATCCCAGGCGAGCGCGGCCATCAGGCCCTGGGCGAATGCGGCGTCGAGATCGCTCCGCAAGCCGCTGACGGGCGACGCGGCAGCAGGCTCGCGCAGCACCTGCATGGGCGCGCCGAACGCGTGCATCCGCGTGAGCGCCTCGTAGAACACCGCCCCGAGCGCGAAGAGATCCGCGCGCGGATCGAGCCGCGAGCCGCCGCCCGCCTCGGGCGGCGCATAGGCCGGGTCTCCGCGCCAGGCCGCGAGTCCGGCCTCGCCGGGCAGGCCGAAGCCCTGCAGGCGCAAGCGCCCGTCGGCGGCGATCTTCAGGCAGTCCGGTTCGATGCCGCCGTGCAGCGCGCCGCGCGCATGGGCGGCGGCCAGGGCGGAGAGGGCGTCCAGCCAGAGCGTGCGGGCCAGGTCGGCCGGCAGCGGCGCGAAGTCGCCCAGGGAGCGGCCCGGCAGGGGCTCCATGGCGTAGTACGGCCGGCCGTCGGGCAACGTGCCGCCGTCGAAGACTTCGCGGATGCGCGGATGGCTCAAGCGCTTCTGCGCGAGCATCTCGCCGCCAAAGGCGATGCGGCCCTCGCGGGAGTGCACGAGGTGCTCGTGCAGGGTCTTGAGGGCGACCTCGCGATCGAGCTTCTGGTCGAAGGCCGCCACGACCTTGCCGGTGGCCTCGTCAGCCACCTCCCCCCGAACCTCGAACCGCGCCTCCTGGACCCCGGCCTCGCTCATGGCGGCGACCTACGGGAAACCTTCTTCCGCACGCAGGTATCCTACAAGCTCTCCGCCCGCCGCGCCAAGCGAGTTTCCCCTGACAACAGCCTCCTGGATTCTTTCTGCTAGAATGAGCCGTCTTGCACGACTCGATCTAACAGTTTGTGAAAATAGTCCTCGCCAGCGACCACGGCGGCTTTGCGCTCAAGCAGAGCCTCGTCGCGTTCTTGCAGGCGGAGGGGCACACGGTGCTGGATTTCGGCACCCATTCCGAGAGCCCGGTCGACTACCCCGATTACGCCTTCCTGGTAGCCGCCACCGTGGCCTCCGGCGAGGCCGAGCGCGGGATCATGGTGGACGGCGCCGGCATCGGCTCGAGCATGGTGGCCAACAAGGTGCCCGGCATCCGGGCGGCGCTGTGCAACGACCTGTTTGCCGCGAGAAACGCCCGCGAGCACAACGCCGCCAACGTCCTGACCCTCGGCGGCCGCATCATCGGCATCGGCCTGGCCCAGGAAATCGTCAAGATCTTCCTGGCGACCGCCTTCGCCAGCCGCCACCAGCCGCGCATCGACAAGATCTCCGGGTACGAGCGCGACCTGCTGCGAGCCGCACAGCAGACGCCCGCCCCACCCGCCAGGGTATGGCCGGCCGCCGTGCCGGCCTCGCCGGGAGCCTACCGATGAGTTCGAGTTGGGTTGCCCAGTATGCCAAGGGCATCGCGCAGATGGCCGGGCCGGCCGGCAAGCGCGTGCTGGTGGTCTACGCCGAGGACAGCCGCAACCTCCCGGCCGTGCTCTCGGCCCTCGGGCAGCAGGGCTGCGCCGTCAAGTTGCTGGCGCCCCGGTGGGCCCGGCCGCACCGCGCCCTCGACGTCCCGACGGCCGATCTCAAGGATGCGGCCGATCAGCCCGAGGCCGCCCTCGGCCCGGCCGACATGCTCCTGCTGCCCAGCGTGCCGCCGTCGCTGCTGCATCAGCTGTCGAGCCGCCACGAGGAGTCGGCCCTGGTGAAGGTGCTGCGAGCGGCCCGCCGGCTGGGAAAACCCGTGGCGGCCATCGCGGAGCCGCACCAGGTCGAGAAGCTCAAGAGCCTCGGCATCGCGGGCTTCTCGCCGGACGGCGCCGGGCCGAGCCTCGACGTCATCCCCGAATGCGGCACCTGCCCCACCCAGTCGAGTTGCGCGTCGCGCTGCCACGGCAAGCTGCAGGACGTCGTGCTCGCCGGGGCGGTGCGGCTGGGCGGCGCGGGCGACGGCGGACCGCCGGCCGATCGCAAGCTCGCCCGCATGATCGACCACACCCTGCTCAAGGCCGACGCCACCGAGGCGGAGGTCCGCAAGCTGTGCGAGGAGGCGCGGCAGTACCAGTTCATGAGCGTCTGCGTCAACCCGTCCTGGGTCGCGCTCGCCGCCAAGCTGCTGTCCGGCAGCGGCGTCAAGGTCTGCACCGTCATCGGTTTCCCCCTGGGAGCCACCGACACCGCGACCAAGGAGTTCGAGACGGCCGAGGCCGTCCACAACGGCGCCGACGAAGTGGACATGGTCGTCAACGTCGGCGCCCTCAAGAGCAAGAACTACCAGGTGGTCGAGGACGACATCCGCGCCGTCGTGGACGCGGCCAGGAAGGCTCGCAAGGACGTCGTCACCAAGGTCATCCTCGAGACGGCCCTCCTCACCGACGAGGAAAAGGTCGTCGGGTGCGCCCTCTCGAAGTCGGCGGGCGCCGATTTCGTCAAGACGTCGACCGGTTTCTCCACCGGCGGCGCCACGGTCAAGGACATCGCGCTCATGCGGGCCACCGTGGGCCCGGAGCTCGGGGTCAAGGCGTCGGGCGGCGTGCGGGACACCAAGACCGCACAGGCGCTGGTCGCCGCGGGAGCCACGCGCATCGGCGCGAGCGCGTCGGTCGCCATCGTCAAGGGAACCGCCGCCGCGGGCGGGGGCTATTAGCAGGAAGTAGCAGCAGGATATGGCCGAAAACGTCCAGCTCAGGACCTACGTCTTCATCGACTCCATGCAGCCGCAGTTCGCGTCGTACATGGCATCGGTGGCTTCGGGCTACCTGCCCATCCAGGGGCAGGCGGCGCTCTACGTCGAGATTGCTCCGGGCATGGAGATCAACCGCCTGATGGACGTGGCCCTCAAGGCCACGCGGGTGACGCCCGCCGAGCAAATCGTCGAGCGCCAGTACGGCATGCTCGAACTCCACGCCGACGAGCAGGCCGAGGTGCGCCAGGCCGGCCTGGCCATCCTGGGCTCGCTGGGCCGCAAGGAAGAAGATCGGCTCAAGCCCAAGGTGGTCTCCCACCAGATCATCCGCGCGGTGGACGATCACCAGGCCATGCTGATCAACCGCAGCGGCCGCAAGGGCATGATGCTCATCGCCCGGCAGACGCTGTTCATCATGGAGACCTATCCGGCCGGCTACGCGGTCATCGCCGCCAACGAAGCCGAAAAGGCCGCCAACATCAATCTCGTCATCGTACGCCCGACCGGGGCTTTCGGCCGCGTCTACATCGCGGGCGAAGAGGCCGACGTCATGGTGGCGTCGGAAGCCGCTCTCAAGGCGGTCAACGACATCAAGGGCACGGAAGAGCAGAAAAAGTAGCCCCGGGCGCGACCCGGAAGCGACCTACGAAGTAGGAAAGGAGATACACCCCCATGGCTGAAGCTCTCGGAATGATCGAGTGCCGTAGCTTTGCCGCGATGGTCGAGGCGTCCGACGCCATGGTCAAGGCGGCCAAGGTCGAACTCGTGAGCTACGAGAAGACCGGCGGCGGCTACGTGACCGCCGTGGTCCGCGGCGACGTCGCGGCCGTCAAGGCGGCCACCGACGCCGGCGCCCGCGCGGCCGAGAAGGTCGGCGAAGTGGTGGCCGTCCACGTCATCGCCCGCCCGCACGTCAACGTCGACCAGGTCATACCGCTGGGGCGGGGCGCCGCGGCCGAGGGTATCAAGGTCGAGGCGTAGTCCCGTGCTGATCGGGAAGATCGTCGGGACGCTGGTCGCCGATCAGAAGGATCCCAAGCTCATCGGGATGAAACTGCTCGTCGTCAGGCAACTCGACATCGAGGCGAAAGAGGCCGGCGGCTACGTGATAGCCGCCGACTCGGTCGGCGCCGGCGTCGGCGAGGTGGTGCTCTACGCCACGGGCTCGTCGGCCCGGCAGACGGCCTCGACCGAGAACAAGCCCGTGGACGCCACCATCATGGCGATCGTCGACACCTGGGAAGTGAAGGGCCAGACCAAGTACACCAAGGACTCGGAACTGGCCGTCGCCGAGTGGTAGTCGGGTAGGGCCGGCCTCCGTTCCCTCGAGTAGGGCGGGCCGCCGTGCCCGCCTCAGGAGATCCAAATGCCCGTTTCCGAGGAACAGCTCAACAGCATCGTCCAGAAGGTCCTCGGGCGCTTGCAGCCCGACGGCCGCGGGGCGGCGCCCGCCAACGTGCACGCCGCCATGCAGGCCGGCGAGGGGGTCTTCCCGACCCTCGACGAGGCCTTGCGGGCGGTCGAGCGAGCCCAGTACGTGCTCGAGTGGGAACGCGCTATGTCCGACCGGCAGCGCTACATCGACGCGATCCGGGCGGTCATGATGCAGAACCTCGACAACCTCGCCCGCCTGGCGGTCGAGGAGACGGGCCTGGGCCGGGTCGACCACAAGGTGATCAAGAATCGCCTGGTGACCCTCAAGACCCCGGGCACCGAGGATCTCACCAGCACGGCCTGGACCGGCGATCACGGCATGACGCTCTACGAGTTCGCCCCGTGGGGCGTCATCGGCGCCATCGCCCCCACGACCAACCCGTCCGAGACCATCATCTGCAACTCCATCGGCATGATCGCCGCGGGCAACGGCGTCTGCTTCGCCCCGCACCCGCGGGCCAAACGCGTCTCGCAGCTCGCGATCTCGCTGATCAACCGCGCGGTCGTCTCCGCCGGCGGCCCGCCAAACCTGGTCACCTGCGTCGCCGAACCGTCGATCCAGGTGGCCCAGCAACTGATGAAGCACCCCCTCGTGCGCTTGCTGGTCGTCACGGGCGGCCCGGCGGTCGTGGCGGCCGCGATGCAGAGCGGCAAGAAGGTCATCGCGGCCGGCCCGGGCAACCCGCCGTCGATCTGCGACGAGACGGCCGATCTCGAGAAGGCCGCCCGGGACATGGTCAACGGCTCCGGTTTCGACAACAACGTCATCTGCTCGGACGAAAAGGAGTTCATCGTCGTCGCGTCGGTGGCCGACAGGCTCAAGGAGCACATGAGGCGGGCAGGAGCCTGGGAAATCGACGCCGACCAGACCGAACGCCTGATGAAGGTGATCCTGGCGGTCAACAAGGGCCCGGGGCAGAACTCGGACGTCCAGACCAAGTGGGTCGGCCAGAACGCCAACGTCATCCTGCGCGAGATTGGCGTCAATGCGCCGGACGACACCAAGATCGTGCTGACCGAGGTCAACCGCAACCACACGCTCGTCTACACCGAGCAACTGATGCCCATCCTGCCGATCGTGCGGGTGCGCGATTTCGAGGAGGGGCTGGAACTCGCCGTGCAGGCCGAGCACGGCTACGGCCACACTTCGAGCCTCCACTCGCGGTACGTGGACCGCATGCACCGCATGGCGCGGGTCATGGACACGGCGATCTTCGTGAAGAACGGCCCGCACTACGCGGGCCTCGGCGAGGGCGGCGAAGGCCCCACGTCGTTCTCGATCGCCCATCCCACCGGCGAGGGCCTCACGTATGCCCGGCACTTCTCGCGGATGCGCCGGTGCTCGCTGGTGGACGCCTTCAACATCACGTCCGGCCCAGTCCGCCCGATCGCGTTCTAGGAGGAAGGCTTTCATGTGGGCTCGGCTCGCGCTGCTTGGCTGGGGCGCCCTGGTGGCGCCAAGGTCAGCGGCCGAGGCGAGTTCGCCCGGAGGACTTCGTGGGGGCCGCTGACCGCCTGGTCGACCAGGTGCGCCGCGCCGCGGTGGCGGGCGCCGACGGCGGCCCGACCTGGCTGAAGCTCCGGCACCAGGCCGCCCTCGTCATCGCCAACGGCGTGGAGTG harbors:
- a CDS encoding AAA family ATPase, which produces MSEAGVQEARFEVRGEVADEATGKVVAAFDQKLDREVALKTLHEHLVHSREGRIAFGGEMLAQKRLSHPRIREVFDGGTLPDGRPYYAMEPLPGRSLGDFAPLPADLARTLWLDALSALAAAHARGALHGGIEPDCLKIAADGRLRLQGFGLPGEAGLAAWRGDPAYAPPEAGGGSRLDPRADLFALGAVFYEALTRMHAFGAPMQVLREPAAASPVSGLRSDLDAAFAQGLMAALAWDRGARPPSAAACLVAMGEACEDAGPPLLLEGPLVGRGDMLERLSALLAAAPAPGRGLELVYLAGARGTGKSRLLGELKGLAAAAGQPVALVAAGDFGPNPYATLGAVAERLGLRLPDDEARRRALAGDLGDLDQRVARERTQAAWAELLSQAAGQGGAGSRPAVVLIDEAERADEASTRMLAALRRRAGIPVVAILAVTGALPEGAQGHDLGPLGIDAVAAIASGALGGAVIPPDTAALLRERAGGRPLLVRRLLQLAVADGRIAFAGGRYLVPGAATLSELPGDDLAVGRARMARLPYPSWQVGEALALLGGPQRLARLGQWIGMGDGAIAKAADALLAEGLVTITPGGGKLSDSLAEAAVLEDIPPDRRAELQTRIAAGLERLDLGDETAIPLAIHLEGAGSDRAATAAVRAAGYALARGCVDTADRMLAVAERRAAPGSGENAAVLVLRAEQSRSSGRFERAFAAFEKALGVLPQMANRPDLWGNRAQPTRSALLLEMADCRILAGRRSDAIKMALRAAEAAVTDGEAADQAVALALVAELRLAEGDTDGARDAAEKALEAAVAAGVATARADAAQILGELGIKTPGGAQDAVARLEDARQQREELGDLPRLAACELILGGAYLAVGQFSRAIAAFERGVARTRALGLPEPDRASLDLTLARACAEQGDFGPALALSRDVGDLARKTGDRAVRAGAQAIVARILAGVGRLAEADAAAEEALAAAREAGDKELECRALLAAATVAMAVGRTGAASDHAKAGLELAHAREDRDRACAFEVAWAEAALIDDDSYRATEHLNKARELLPQVADRAVAARLELMAARHAFERRQDEQGQAFLTEAQSLAKAAGSSQIQVEIALLQAKVETAAKKGEEGHEALARSWRKAYDAAHELGMPLLAIHAARQLALVDDSIQTERALAAARDAIEGINAKLPAEDRERFVKLYLGDPGGAEESHRPPAHGAAAKLDKQVADFARAFAASVGERTMLAKVLERIVTLAGADRGVIALLGPDGQVASRVAHPQDLADDEALAKASRPFIQRCLKERQPVSEADARVDLRVPPALVKGLDLCSVACVPLLDGESPAGVLYVERRSVRGVLSDQDMRLVEQLAAFASLAIGQARRREEREAQERLVHALRRIGEARTESAQALAQAISEALGLFP
- the rpiB gene encoding ribose 5-phosphate isomerase B, whose translation is MKIVLASDHGGFALKQSLVAFLQAEGHTVLDFGTHSESPVDYPDYAFLVAATVASGEAERGIMVDGAGIGSSMVANKVPGIRAALCNDLFAARNAREHNAANVLTLGGRIIGIGLAQEIVKIFLATAFASRHQPRIDKISGYERDLLRAAQQTPAPPARVWPAAVPASPGAYR
- the deoC gene encoding deoxyribose-phosphate aldolase; translation: MIDHTLLKADATEAEVRKLCEEARQYQFMSVCVNPSWVALAAKLLSGSGVKVCTVIGFPLGATDTATKEFETAEAVHNGADEVDMVVNVGALKSKNYQVVEDDIRAVVDAARKARKDVVTKVILETALLTDEEKVVGCALSKSAGADFVKTSTGFSTGGATVKDIALMRATVGPELGVKASGGVRDTKTAQALVAAGATRIGASASVAIVKGTAAAGGGY
- a CDS encoding BMC domain-containing protein → MAENVQLRTYVFIDSMQPQFASYMASVASGYLPIQGQAALYVEIAPGMEINRLMDVALKATRVTPAEQIVERQYGMLELHADEQAEVRQAGLAILGSLGRKEEDRLKPKVVSHQIIRAVDDHQAMLINRSGRKGMMLIARQTLFIMETYPAGYAVIAANEAEKAANINLVIVRPTGAFGRVYIAGEEADVMVASEAALKAVNDIKGTEEQKK
- a CDS encoding BMC domain-containing protein → MAEALGMIECRSFAAMVEASDAMVKAAKVELVSYEKTGGGYVTAVVRGDVAAVKAATDAGARAAEKVGEVVAVHVIARPHVNVDQVIPLGRGAAAEGIKVEA
- a CDS encoding EutN/CcmL family microcompartment protein, whose protein sequence is MLIGKIVGTLVADQKDPKLIGMKLLVVRQLDIEAKEAGGYVIAADSVGAGVGEVVLYATGSSARQTASTENKPVDATIMAIVDTWEVKGQTKYTKDSELAVAEW
- a CDS encoding aldehyde dehydrogenase EutE: MPVSEEQLNSIVQKVLGRLQPDGRGAAPANVHAAMQAGEGVFPTLDEALRAVERAQYVLEWERAMSDRQRYIDAIRAVMMQNLDNLARLAVEETGLGRVDHKVIKNRLVTLKTPGTEDLTSTAWTGDHGMTLYEFAPWGVIGAIAPTTNPSETIICNSIGMIAAGNGVCFAPHPRAKRVSQLAISLINRAVVSAGGPPNLVTCVAEPSIQVAQQLMKHPLVRLLVVTGGPAVVAAAMQSGKKVIAAGPGNPPSICDETADLEKAARDMVNGSGFDNNVICSDEKEFIVVASVADRLKEHMRRAGAWEIDADQTERLMKVILAVNKGPGQNSDVQTKWVGQNANVILREIGVNAPDDTKIVLTEVNRNHTLVYTEQLMPILPIVRVRDFEEGLELAVQAEHGYGHTSSLHSRYVDRMHRMARVMDTAIFVKNGPHYAGLGEGGEGPTSFSIAHPTGEGLTYARHFSRMRRCSLVDAFNITSGPVRPIAF